In a genomic window of Deltaproteobacteria bacterium HGW-Deltaproteobacteria-2:
- the gap gene encoding type I glyceraldehyde-3-phosphate dehydrogenase, with translation MSIKVAINGFGRIGRLVFRAGYKSKDVEFVAVNDLADARTLAHLLKYDSNHGILDAEVKVDNNAIIVDGKEVKTFSVREPESLPWKDLGIDVVLESTGKYTDKAGAEKHIKAGAKKVVISAPAKNPDVTFVLGVNQEVYDKSKHNVISMGSCTTNCLAPIVKILHQEFGVEYGLMTTIHAYTNDQVVQDEPHKDLRRARAAALSMIPTTTGAAKAISEVIPEMKGKLDGLAIRVPTPNVSIVDFVATLSKSAKKDEINAKFREYAKGAMKGILMCSEEELVSRDFNGNKHSSIVDIPNTTVIGGNMVKVLSWYDNEWGFSNRMLELLSFIMK, from the coding sequence ATGTCCATCAAAGTTGCGATTAACGGATTTGGAAGAATTGGCCGGCTTGTGTTCAGAGCTGGATATAAAAGCAAAGATGTGGAATTCGTGGCGGTAAATGATCTTGCAGATGCCAGAACACTTGCTCATTTGTTGAAATACGATTCAAATCATGGAATATTGGATGCCGAAGTTAAGGTCGACAATAACGCAATAATTGTTGATGGCAAAGAGGTCAAGACCTTTTCTGTCAGAGAACCGGAATCGTTACCCTGGAAAGACTTAGGAATTGACGTTGTTTTGGAAAGTACCGGAAAATATACAGACAAGGCAGGTGCGGAAAAACACATCAAGGCAGGCGCTAAAAAAGTTGTTATTTCTGCTCCGGCTAAAAATCCGGATGTAACTTTTGTTCTTGGTGTCAATCAGGAAGTGTACGACAAATCAAAGCATAATGTAATTTCCATGGGATCATGCACCACAAATTGCCTCGCGCCGATTGTCAAAATATTGCATCAGGAATTCGGGGTTGAATACGGTTTGATGACGACTATTCATGCCTACACTAATGACCAGGTTGTGCAGGATGAACCACACAAAGATTTAAGAAGAGCCCGTGCTGCCGCACTTTCTATGATACCTACCACAACCGGAGCCGCCAAGGCGATTTCGGAAGTCATACCGGAAATGAAAGGAAAGCTTGATGGGTTGGCTATACGGGTTCCGACACCAAATGTTTCTATCGTTGATTTTGTGGCCACACTTTCAAAGAGCGCGAAAAAGGATGAAATTAACGCAAAATTCAGAGAATATGCAAAAGGAGCCATGAAAGGAATTCTGATGTGTTCGGAAGAAGAATTGGTTTCCCGTGATTTCAATGGCAACAAGCATTCCTCTATAGTGGATATTCCGAATACAACTGTCATCGGCGGTAATATGGTAAAAGTGCTTTCCTGGTATGACAACGAGTGGGGTTTTTCCAACAGAATGCTGGAGCTCCTTTCTTTTATCATGAAGTAA
- a CDS encoding beta-ketoacyl-ACP synthase III: MTTNLSPKIVISGSGIWTPSDVITNDELVDSYNAYAEKFNSTHAADIASGKIKEKPLSSARFIEKTSGIKERHVYAKEGILDIDRMRPRFPERKEEELSIQAEIGVFAARRAMAAAGKTAADIDAVIVAGAYTQRAYPAIAIEIQNELGIDGFGFDMLVACSAATFGLHRAYDSLKSGSTKCVLAVNPELNTPQVNFCDRDSHFIFGDVATAIIMERSETCTSPNSYEILSTKALTKFSNNIRSNFGHLSYVTDVDPFGWDKFFHQSGRIVFKEVSPIAAKHIGEHLASLGLKPGDIKRFWLHQANINMNNMVVKQLFGEEVDEKTIPTILDTYANTASAGSIIAFHLYNNDLKKGDIGVICSFGAGYSVGSLVLRKR, encoded by the coding sequence ATGACAACAAATTTATCCCCCAAGATCGTCATTAGCGGTTCGGGGATTTGGACACCGTCAGATGTCATAACAAATGATGAACTGGTTGATAGCTATAACGCTTATGCGGAAAAGTTCAATTCCACTCATGCAGCGGATATAGCATCCGGTAAAATTAAGGAAAAGCCTCTCTCCAGTGCAAGATTCATCGAAAAAACATCCGGAATAAAAGAACGGCATGTATATGCAAAAGAAGGTATTTTAGATATTGATCGCATGCGTCCCAGATTTCCCGAACGAAAAGAAGAAGAATTAAGCATTCAGGCGGAGATCGGCGTTTTTGCCGCACGGAGGGCAATGGCCGCCGCCGGTAAGACAGCAGCCGATATTGATGCTGTTATTGTTGCCGGTGCTTATACTCAGCGGGCTTATCCTGCCATTGCCATTGAAATACAGAATGAATTGGGCATTGATGGTTTTGGATTTGACATGCTGGTGGCTTGTTCGGCGGCGACATTCGGTCTTCACCGCGCATATGACAGTTTGAAGTCCGGTTCAACAAAGTGTGTTTTGGCTGTAAATCCGGAACTGAATACCCCTCAGGTAAATTTTTGTGACCGTGATAGTCATTTCATTTTTGGTGATGTTGCTACTGCCATAATAATGGAGCGGTCTGAAACCTGTACGAGCCCGAACAGTTACGAAATTTTGAGCACAAAAGCGCTGACTAAATTTTCAAACAATATCCGCTCCAACTTCGGACATCTGTCTTATGTTACAGATGTTGATCCTTTCGGTTGGGACAAATTTTTTCATCAGTCAGGACGCATTGTATTTAAAGAAGTAAGTCCGATTGCCGCCAAACATATTGGGGAGCATCTGGCAAGCCTTGGTTTAAAGCCCGGGGATATAAAAAGGTTCTGGCTTCACCAGGCAAATATCAACATGAACAATATGGTGGTAAAACAACTCTTTGGTGAAGAGGTTGATGAAAAAACTATCCCGACAATTCTTGATACGTATGCAAACACGGCATCCGCAGGATCAATTATTGCATTTCATCTTTATAATAATGATCTGAAAAAAGGCGATATAGGGGTGATATGTTCTTTTGGTGCCGGATATTCCGTTGGCAGTTTGGTTTTACGCAAACGGTGA
- a CDS encoding 2-hydroxyglutaryl-CoA dehydratase, whose amino-acid sequence MITAGIDIGSITAKAAIFENGKLLATKVIFTGYNAEAAGLRVYDEILSEKGIDKNSVAKIVSTGYGRNSVKFSDKSYTEIMCHAAGAHFLNPHVRTIIDIGGQDSKAILLDDKGKVKNFVMNDKCAAGTGRFLEVMARALEVNLDEFGAMSIKSKHPSKISSLCTVFAESEVISLIAKGNQRMDIIAGIHESIASRISSMIGRVGIKEPVMITGGVARNIGVIHALEKKLGMNIEVSPYAQVNGAIGAAIIAVSL is encoded by the coding sequence ATGATAACTGCGGGCATTGACATAGGTTCCATTACAGCGAAGGCGGCCATTTTTGAAAATGGCAAACTTCTGGCTACAAAGGTTATTTTTACCGGATACAATGCGGAAGCCGCAGGTCTTAGAGTTTATGACGAAATTTTAAGCGAAAAGGGAATTGATAAAAACAGTGTAGCGAAAATTGTTTCCACCGGCTACGGTCGCAACAGCGTAAAGTTTTCCGATAAGTCTTATACGGAAATCATGTGTCATGCCGCGGGCGCTCATTTTTTAAATCCGCATGTCCGCACCATCATTGATATCGGAGGACAGGACAGCAAAGCAATTCTCCTTGACGATAAAGGCAAGGTGAAAAATTTCGTTATGAACGATAAATGTGCTGCCGGAACGGGGCGTTTTCTGGAAGTGATGGCCAGAGCCCTGGAAGTTAATTTGGACGAATTCGGGGCCATGTCTATAAAATCGAAACATCCTTCCAAAATAAGCAGCCTTTGCACAGTATTTGCGGAATCGGAAGTTATCTCTCTGATAGCAAAAGGAAATCAGAGGATGGATATTATCGCCGGAATTCATGAATCAATAGCTTCAAGAATTTCATCTATGATTGGACGTGTCGGAATAAAAGAACCGGTAATGATAACGGGAGGGGTAGCCCGAAATATCGGGGTTATCCATGCCCTCGAAAAGAAGCTGGGAATGAATATAGAAGTATCACCTTATGCTCAGGTCAACGGAGCGATAGGAGCCGCCATTATCGCTGTGTCACTATAA
- the alr gene encoding alanine racemase, with the protein MPLKKEQKYRSWVEVDLDNFIGNLKEIKRLIGPQVDFMQVVKADAYGHGAIEISNTALKNGARILGVANADEGVQLRISGIEAPIVILGPSTAVEIEQIIKYNLTPSVSDLYFTKKLNEALAKAGHKLPVHIEVDTGMGRGGTMHTEALKLILEIYKLPNITMEGIFTHLASSEKITPYNDKQWRFFSNLLKEIKHSGIEFPIRHIDNSGAILNYPDFKLNMVRPGIMTYGIYPSPDNESGAKLAQVMSFKTSIVLLKRFPSGYGIGYGSTYITKKQTLIATIPVGYGDGYGFILSNQGEALIRGKRAPIVGRISMDMCTIDVTHIPDCNVGDEVVLLGRQGKECISANEIAAKASTISYEVLCALGKRAPRVFLLKGKKEAFEPRLRRIFIPDEEKSISRIDNIIRHCLQTRACDEELGNAIYYEMFETLFGKEDRRLELRSGFRYDISIAKLSKAKNAASSRDYLRVNTHVEYKKTFRDNIFMIGCASNNAQLAALFEDPRCEYRWLLNNGKDLVIDRDFTVERVRIDNENVPIIETKNTKRGYEIWCGSEQLKKKINTEVKLEIEISTKKARENKIFPIYLVYPVRGLEINFNYEKAGIKNVREESFFAGRLSQPSVSIKKGKSIGIKISGKDWIFPTSGVIFIWDI; encoded by the coding sequence ATGCCGTTAAAAAAGGAACAAAAATATCGCAGCTGGGTCGAAGTTGATCTGGATAATTTTATTGGTAATCTGAAAGAAATAAAAAGATTAATCGGTCCGCAAGTTGATTTTATGCAGGTCGTTAAGGCCGACGCTTATGGACACGGCGCCATAGAAATTTCCAACACGGCATTAAAAAACGGCGCGCGGATTCTTGGTGTAGCCAATGCCGATGAAGGCGTTCAACTCAGAATAAGCGGAATCGAAGCGCCCATTGTTATTTTAGGACCCTCCACCGCTGTGGAAATCGAGCAAATCATCAAGTACAACCTTACGCCGTCTGTTTCAGACCTGTATTTTACGAAGAAACTCAACGAAGCACTTGCCAAAGCGGGTCATAAACTTCCCGTGCATATCGAAGTGGATACCGGTATGGGTCGTGGCGGAACAATGCACACTGAAGCACTGAAGCTCATCCTTGAAATATACAAATTGCCCAACATTACAATGGAAGGAATTTTCACCCATCTTGCTTCCAGTGAAAAGATAACCCCGTACAATGATAAGCAGTGGCGGTTCTTTTCTAATTTGCTTAAAGAAATTAAGCACTCCGGAATAGAATTTCCCATCCGACATATAGATAATAGCGGCGCAATTTTAAACTATCCTGATTTCAAACTGAATATGGTGCGCCCGGGAATCATGACTTACGGTATTTACCCTTCACCGGATAATGAGTCAGGAGCCAAGCTGGCACAGGTAATGTCTTTTAAAACCAGTATTGTTTTACTTAAAAGGTTCCCATCAGGTTACGGTATCGGCTACGGCAGCACATACATAACTAAAAAACAAACACTTATAGCTACTATACCAGTTGGCTACGGAGATGGTTACGGCTTTATTCTTTCCAATCAGGGAGAGGCTTTAATCCGCGGCAAGCGAGCACCCATCGTCGGAAGAATTTCGATGGATATGTGCACAATTGACGTCACCCATATTCCCGATTGCAACGTCGGTGATGAAGTTGTTCTTCTGGGCAGGCAGGGGAAAGAATGTATCAGCGCCAATGAAATCGCGGCCAAAGCCAGTACCATCAGTTATGAAGTCCTTTGCGCTCTAGGGAAAAGAGCGCCGCGTGTTTTCCTGCTAAAGGGAAAGAAGGAAGCTTTCGAGCCTAGACTGCGGCGGATATTTATTCCGGATGAAGAAAAATCTATTTCCCGAATTGATAATATTATCCGTCATTGTCTGCAAACGCGTGCATGTGACGAAGAACTGGGCAATGCCATTTATTATGAAATGTTTGAAACCCTCTTCGGCAAAGAAGATCGCCGGCTGGAACTGCGCTCCGGTTTTCGCTATGACATTAGTATAGCAAAACTATCAAAAGCAAAAAACGCTGCATCTTCCAGAGATTATCTTCGCGTCAACACACACGTAGAGTATAAAAAAACATTTCGCGATAATATCTTTATGATCGGCTGTGCTTCCAATAATGCCCAGTTAGCCGCATTATTTGAAGACCCGCGTTGCGAATATCGCTGGCTTTTGAACAACGGAAAAGATTTGGTCATAGACCGTGATTTTACCGTCGAAAGAGTCCGCATTGATAACGAAAACGTTCCCATTATCGAAACAAAAAATACAAAGCGCGGCTACGAAATCTGGTGCGGTTCCGAACAGCTGAAGAAGAAAATAAACACCGAAGTGAAATTGGAAATAGAAATTTCCACCAAGAAGGCCAGGGAGAATAAAATCTTCCCTATATATTTAGTTTATCCGGTAAGAGGATTGGAAATTAACTTCAATTATGAGAAGGCGGGTATAAAAAACGTCAGGGAAGAAAGTTTTTTTGCCGGAAGACTTTCACAGCCCTCCGTATCAATAAAGAAAGGAAAGTCCATCGGCATTAAGATATCCGGCAAAGATTGGATTTTCCCCACCAGCGGCGTTATATTCATCTGGGATATTTAA
- a CDS encoding DUF1722 domain-containing protein, which produces MEKIRLGISSCLLGEKVRYDGGHKLDKFLTDTLGKYVEYVPVCPEVGCGLGVPRKSMRLEGNPNAPRLIVTSTRENMTDRMVNWAQKRVVQLEKEDICGFIFKSDSPSSGMERVKIYNENSMSVKAGTGIFAKIFMEHFPLLPVEDEGRLHDPGLRENFIERIFALKRWRETLSNKNFKKSLIDFHTKHKLLILAHSPRHYQLMGKLVASQKSLAGKDIQKQYQDLLLEALKVRATSKKHVNVLQHMMGYFKEQLSGDEKKELLELINHYHDGYIPLIVPVTLISHYVRKYDEPYLSQQVYLNPHPSELQLRNHV; this is translated from the coding sequence ATGGAGAAAATCAGGTTAGGCATAAGTTCCTGTTTACTGGGTGAAAAAGTCCGCTATGACGGAGGACATAAGCTGGACAAATTCCTTACGGACACTCTGGGGAAATATGTGGAATATGTCCCGGTTTGTCCGGAAGTCGGATGCGGCCTGGGTGTTCCCAGAAAATCCATGCGGCTGGAGGGAAATCCAAATGCTCCCCGATTAATAGTGACAAGCACAAGAGAAAACATGACTGATCGCATGGTGAATTGGGCGCAAAAAAGAGTTGTTCAACTGGAAAAAGAAGATATTTGCGGTTTTATCTTTAAAAGCGATTCACCCAGCAGCGGAATGGAGCGGGTCAAGATTTATAACGAAAACTCCATGTCCGTAAAAGCCGGCACGGGAATATTTGCCAAAATTTTTATGGAACATTTTCCTTTACTGCCGGTGGAAGACGAAGGACGTCTTCATGATCCCGGTCTGCGTGAAAATTTTATTGAAAGGATATTCGCATTAAAAAGGTGGCGGGAAACTTTAAGCAACAAAAATTTTAAAAAGAGCCTGATAGATTTTCATACTAAACATAAATTATTAATACTTGCCCATAGCCCTAGGCATTACCAATTGATGGGAAAACTCGTTGCCTCGCAAAAGAGTCTGGCCGGCAAAGATATACAAAAACAATATCAGGATTTATTGCTCGAAGCACTTAAAGTAAGGGCAACGTCAAAGAAACATGTCAATGTTCTTCAGCATATGATGGGATACTTCAAAGAACAATTATCCGGTGATGAAAAGAAGGAATTACTGGAATTGATTAATCATTACCACGATGGATACATTCCCCTGATTGTGCCTGTTACACTAATCAGTCACTACGTCCGCAAATATGATGAACCTTATCTTAGCCAACAGGTATATCTGAACCCGCATCCTTCTGAACTTCAACTGAGAAATCATGTTTAA
- a CDS encoding triose-phosphate isomerase, translating into MREWIVAGNWKMHNNVAESITLAKAIKEGSRAIKNGEVIVAPTFTALFNVGEAISGSKILLAAQNMYYEDKGAFTGEISPGMLKDAGCTYVIIGHSERRKYFHEQDSDVNLKVKKALMVGLKPIMCVGETDEEREKGVTQSVVGRQVKEGLSGVEKIEDVVIAYEPVWAIGTGKVATPAQAQEVHSFIRGILKNLYGGSTADDVRILYGGSVTKDNIGDLIAMADIDGALVGGASLKADGFLEIIKAISGKQ; encoded by the coding sequence ATGAGAGAATGGATTGTTGCCGGTAACTGGAAAATGCACAACAATGTTGCCGAATCTATTACGTTGGCCAAAGCTATCAAGGAAGGTTCAAGGGCCATTAAAAATGGGGAAGTGATTGTAGCGCCGACTTTTACCGCTTTATTCAATGTCGGTGAGGCTATCAGTGGTTCGAAGATATTGCTGGCTGCCCAGAACATGTATTACGAAGATAAGGGAGCGTTCACGGGAGAAATATCACCGGGTATGCTCAAGGATGCAGGATGCACTTACGTAATTATTGGTCATTCGGAGCGTAGAAAATATTTTCACGAACAAGATAGTGATGTGAATTTGAAAGTCAAAAAGGCTTTGATGGTCGGTTTAAAACCTATCATGTGTGTGGGAGAAACTGATGAGGAAAGAGAAAAAGGAGTCACCCAGTCAGTGGTTGGCAGACAAGTGAAAGAGGGATTAAGCGGTGTGGAAAAAATTGAAGATGTTGTTATTGCTTATGAACCGGTATGGGCAATAGGGACGGGTAAAGTAGCTACACCGGCGCAGGCACAGGAAGTGCACTCCTTCATACGCGGTATCTTAAAAAATTTGTATGGCGGCAGTACGGCTGACGACGTTCGGATACTTTATGGCGGAAGCGTGACCAAAGATAATATCGGCGACTTAATTGCGATGGCAGATATCGACGGCGCCCTTGTCGGCGGTGCGTCATTAAAGGCGGATGGTTTTCTGGAAATCATTAAAGCAATTTCCGGCAAACAATAA
- the pgk gene encoding phosphoglycerate kinase translates to MKYIDQIDLEDKRVFLRVDFNVPMDKEGNVTSDKRVRASVPTINYALEKGAKLIIASHLGRPKGKRVEEMSLKPVVKVLSGLLQKEVMFLDDCVGEKVVQAVNNMKKGDIILLENLRFHPGEDKNDSEFAKQLAALCDVYIDDAFAVSHRAAASNSAITEFVTTCAAGFLLKNEVEYFKKAMVNPAHPLIAIIGGAKVSDKIGLLENLIEKVDKILIGGGMAFTFLRAAGYETGKSLCEEDMLDTARKIVDKAKQKNVQFLLPVDAVIAQTTTAEAEAKVCGVKEIPKDMIGLDIGPVTISVFSEALKGVKTIIWNGPMGMFELAPFSKGTFALAQAVADSGALSIIGGGDTDTAIKKAGLSAKMSYISTGGGAFLEWLEGKILPGIAALER, encoded by the coding sequence ATGAAATACATTGATCAGATCGACTTGGAGGATAAACGAGTATTTTTGCGGGTGGACTTCAACGTCCCGATGGATAAAGAAGGAAATGTTACCAGCGATAAACGTGTGAGGGCGAGCGTCCCGACGATAAATTACGCGCTGGAAAAGGGAGCTAAATTAATCATCGCTTCTCATTTGGGCAGACCGAAAGGTAAAAGAGTTGAGGAAATGTCGCTTAAGCCGGTGGTGAAGGTTCTATCGGGACTGTTGCAAAAAGAAGTCATGTTTTTAGATGATTGTGTGGGAGAAAAAGTTGTTCAAGCCGTCAACAACATGAAAAAGGGAGATATTATTCTCTTGGAAAATCTTCGATTTCACCCGGGCGAAGATAAAAACGATTCGGAGTTTGCCAAACAGCTAGCTGCGCTTTGCGACGTTTACATTGATGATGCTTTTGCAGTATCGCATCGCGCGGCGGCATCAAATTCGGCGATCACGGAATTTGTTACAACATGCGCTGCTGGTTTTTTATTGAAAAATGAAGTCGAATATTTCAAAAAAGCCATGGTTAATCCGGCGCATCCTCTGATCGCGATTATCGGCGGAGCCAAGGTTTCCGATAAAATCGGCCTTTTGGAAAATCTCATCGAAAAAGTGGATAAAATTCTTATCGGTGGCGGCATGGCGTTTACTTTTTTACGGGCGGCCGGCTACGAAACAGGCAAATCTCTTTGTGAAGAAGACATGCTGGATACGGCACGCAAGATTGTAGATAAAGCAAAACAAAAAAACGTGCAGTTTTTACTGCCAGTTGACGCTGTTATAGCTCAAACCACGACGGCGGAAGCTGAAGCAAAAGTTTGTGGCGTGAAAGAAATTCCCAAAGACATGATCGGATTGGATATAGGCCCGGTCACGATTTCAGTGTTTAGTGAAGCTTTAAAAGGGGTGAAAACAATAATCTGGAACGGCCCCATGGGCATGTTCGAACTTGCGCCTTTCAGCAAAGGGACCTTCGCGCTGGCCCAAGCCGTGGCTGATTCTGGAGCGCTATCCATAATCGGCGGCGGCGATACGGATACGGCAATAAAAAAAGCGGGCTTGAGCGCTAAGATGTCTTATATTTCAACAGGCGGTGGAGCATTTCTCGAGTGGCTGGAAGGGAAAATTCTGCCGGGAATTGCTGCGCTGGAACGATAA
- a CDS encoding TrpB-like pyridoxal phosphate-dependent enzyme, giving the protein MEQVKVVLQDREIPKKWYNIMADLPTPMKPPLHPGTGQPVTPKDLAAIFPMNIIAQEASGKRWIKIPDEVLQKYLLWRPSPLYRAYNFEKLLNCPVKIYYKNEGVSPAGSHKPNAAVPMAYFNKVAGTKRMVTETGAGQWGSALSMATQMFGLECRVYMVKISYEQKPYRRLMMNTWGAECIPSPSNLTNAGRNVLAEYPDSPGSLGIAISEAIEEAVTTPGSRYGLGSVLNHVLLYQTIIGLEAQKQMQKIGVYPDVVMGCCGGGSNFAGIALPYVCDKIHGKDVKIVGAEPSSCPSMTKGPFAYDFGDLARTTPLLPMYTLGHDYVPAPIHAGGLRYHGMAPIVSHLVHENIIEARAYDQLKTFDAGVKWARTEGFIPAPETNHVLAAVVDEAMRAKQEGKEKTILFNWSGHGLVDLAAYDAYLSGKLEAYELPDHEIDRALNAIKDFPKP; this is encoded by the coding sequence ATGGAACAGGTAAAAGTAGTATTGCAAGACCGCGAAATACCCAAAAAGTGGTATAATATTATGGCGGATTTGCCTACACCGATGAAACCGCCTCTGCACCCCGGTACCGGCCAGCCGGTAACCCCCAAAGATCTGGCGGCCATCTTTCCAATGAACATTATCGCACAGGAAGCTTCCGGCAAGCGTTGGATAAAAATTCCTGACGAAGTCCTACAAAAATATTTGCTATGGCGGCCATCTCCTCTTTACCGGGCTTATAATTTCGAAAAACTGCTCAACTGCCCTGTTAAAATTTATTATAAAAATGAAGGCGTCAGCCCGGCAGGTTCACACAAACCCAACGCCGCCGTACCTATGGCTTATTTCAATAAAGTGGCCGGAACAAAAAGAATGGTTACGGAAACCGGCGCCGGACAATGGGGCAGCGCATTATCAATGGCCACACAAATGTTCGGTTTGGAATGCCGCGTTTATATGGTCAAGATAAGTTACGAACAAAAACCTTACCGGCGTTTGATGATGAATACCTGGGGTGCGGAATGCATTCCCAGCCCAAGTAATTTAACTAATGCAGGAAGAAATGTTCTGGCGGAGTATCCTGATTCACCCGGCTCTCTGGGAATCGCGATCAGCGAAGCCATTGAAGAAGCCGTAACGACCCCCGGTTCGCGATACGGTTTAGGCAGTGTATTGAATCATGTATTACTCTATCAGACAATAATCGGCCTGGAAGCTCAAAAACAAATGCAGAAAATCGGAGTATATCCCGATGTGGTTATGGGATGTTGCGGTGGCGGCAGTAATTTTGCAGGTATCGCTCTTCCTTATGTCTGTGACAAGATTCACGGGAAAGATGTGAAGATAGTTGGCGCCGAACCATCTTCCTGTCCCAGCATGACCAAAGGGCCATTTGCCTATGATTTTGGTGATCTGGCTAGAACAACGCCGCTACTGCCCATGTATACACTGGGTCATGATTATGTCCCCGCACCAATTCACGCGGGTGGTTTGCGCTACCACGGCATGGCGCCGATTGTCAGCCATTTAGTACACGAAAACATTATTGAAGCCAGAGCTTATGATCAGCTAAAAACTTTTGACGCCGGCGTCAAATGGGCACGCACAGAAGGATTTATTCCCGCGCCGGAGACTAACCATGTTCTGGCGGCAGTTGTGGATGAAGCCATGCGCGCCAAACAGGAAGGTAAGGAAAAGACCATCCTCTTCAACTGGAGTGGTCATGGCTTGGTCGACCTGGCCGCCTATGATGCCTATTTGTCAGGTAAACTGGAAGCTTATGAATTGCCGGATCATGAAATAGATCGTGCATTGAACGCTATTAAGGATTTCCCGAAACCTTAA